The Gemmatimonadota bacterium nucleotide sequence CTCGCCCGAGCGCAACTCCGGGGGCTGGGGCCGTTTGTTCCGCTGGTATTCCCTGTCGCCCGAAGAACGGCTGGACCAACGCGCGACGCGCTCGCCGTGGTGGGCGCTACCGACAAAGAATACCTTGGATCGCGCAACCGCCATGCTGCCCAAGCTCTTGTCCGAACGGATGGACGTCATCGGCCTGGACTTTACCGTTCTCTACCCAACGCTGGGCTTACTGTTCCCACATATTGAAAACCCCGAAATGCGCCGGGCCGCCTGCCGAGCGCTCAATACTTTTCATGCGGAGTATTTCGGCGAGTATGCCAGCCGGATGACCCCGGCGGCCGCTATTCCCATGCACACGCCGCAGGAGGCCATTGAAGAGCTTGAGTTTGTGGTTCACGAGCTCGGTCTCAAGGCGGTGATGATGGCCGGGCATGTGCAGCGTCCCATTCCGGTAGTCGAACGTGCTGCCCCGGAGGTTGCCGAACACGCGTTCTGGCTGGATACGTTCTGTTTGGACAGCGCGTATGACTATGACCCGGTCTGGGCGCGCTGTGTCGAGCTGAAGCTCGCGCCGACCTTTCACTCGCCGGCCATGGGCTGGGGCAGCCGGACCTCCATCTCGAACTATATGTATAACCACATCGGACATTTTGCCGCCTCGGGCGAGGCGCTGTGTAAAGCCATGTTCATGAGCGGCGTCACGCGTCGGTTTCCGACGCTCAAGTTCGGCTTCCTGGAAAGCGGGGTTGGCTGGGCGTGCAACCTCTACGCCGATATGATCGGCCACTGGGAGAAGCGCAACGGCACCAAGATGGCCAACTACGATCCGGCCAATCTGAACTCCGAACAGTTGCTCGATCTGTATCAACGCTACGGCGGCAAATGGGCCGAGGAGTATCCCGGCCGCCTGATCGATGAAAAAAACCTGATGGGCGGTACCCGCG carries:
- a CDS encoding amidohydrolase family protein, which codes for SPERNSGGWGRLFRWYSLSPEERLDQRATRSPWWALPTKNTLDRATAMLPKLLSERMDVIGLDFTVLYPTLGLLFPHIENPEMRRAACRALNTFHAEYFGEYASRMTPAAAIPMHTPQEAIEELEFVVHELGLKAVMMAGHVQRPIPVVERAAPEVAEHAFWLDTFCLDSAYDYDPVWARCVELKLAPTFHSPAMGWGSRTSISNYMYNHIGHFAASGEALCKAMFMSGVTRRFPTLKFGFLESGVGWACNLYADMIGHWEKRNGTKMANYDPANLNSEQLLDLYQRYGGKWAEEYPGRLIDEKNLMGGTREDPSTLDDWARCGIEKAEDIKGLFVPNFYFGCEADDPMNAIAFNAGLNPFGARLKAIFSSDIGHWDVPDMEEVLEEAHELVEHDVITPDDFRDFVFTNPTTLWTGTNPDFFKGTVVEGAVDKLLAQEAA